Within the Nyctibius grandis isolate bNycGra1 chromosome 4, bNycGra1.pri, whole genome shotgun sequence genome, the region TGTGACTTGATTCCACCTTCCCCTCAAGCATCATAAATCAACCAGAACTACAGGGAATACTGAGCAGGGATGCACAATGCTTTCAGTATCTTATTGTTAGATTTAAATTAACAGATGTGGTGTTAGGGAGGAATTTCTCCCCAAGTCACACAGGTAGAGCTCACTCTGAATTCTCTGTCTCACAACATGTGCATTTTTCACCTCCTagataaaaaataatacatgatCCTATTTCTTTGCAGGGATGCAAGATATTAAtgattctttttattcttttcctgtgGCATCACGCAACATTTTgtgcttttcatcttttctacAGAGATTCTCAAAATTGCTATAGGGTACTGAAGGCAGTACTTAGCTTCCTCAGAGATGGAAAGTGGTAATTTCTTCTAGCTTTACCTTCTTAAAAGcatacaaaggaaaacattatGCAAGTATAGTTAATCACAGAACCACTCAGTAAGTTTTAAAGAACAGTTCTTATTATGAGTGAACAGAAAAATGGTACCTTCcattttccagctttcctgtcctgtctttttgaaaaataatctgtttacTGTAATAACTTTATTTACTCCTGTTATTCTTGCATATACAACATAAGTAAGTGAATAATTTGTATCCTTGTCCTCCCTGGAGATCAACGTTACCATGCACCACACAGTCAGAACCTGAAATCTCAAAGTCAGCAACCTGATTGCATGAGAGTAATGCTAACCTGGCCTGTAAGCCTTTTGTCATTGGGATGcaagagagggagagaatcCCCTTTGGCATTTCTATCCAGGCAAACCATCAAAGAATGTAAGCTGAAGCCATACATTTACATCAGCTTTTAAGCTAACATTCAAAACATTTGATAAAGCAGCACTAAAACAGTTAAACTTGATGCTACGATGCCATTTTTAATAATCACTTTTCAGAGCAGACATAAATCTTAAACCAAAATTTCAAGTCTTTCCATGAAATCTGGGATTTGCTTTTGAAACTCCTCTGCTGAAGAATTACATTTCTACGGtcaataaaaatggaagataCAGGACATAGATTTCAGAGAAATACGAACTAAGCAAATGCCtacaataaatacaaaaacCTGCCCATTGAAATATCGTTTGGTTAACAGTGTTTCTAAGCAGCAGTAACAGGGctcttgattttatttaacCATACAGTCAAGGAATTTTAGAGGCACTTGCAGATGCTGATAACCATGGGATGATACTAAGATCTGGCATGACATACGTGTCTGCTGGTATCACACAGCAACCAAGAATACTGTTTGTGCTTGTGAAAATTAGGGATATGATCTATTTCCCTGGATACTTCTTTCCCACCAGGCAGAAACATCAGCAAATCCCATTGGCTGAGTAGGAATCTGGGGGTGAAAACTAGTAATAGATCATATTGTACCTGCACTGAATGAACCATGTCTTTGGTGAAACGGTAAGGATATAATATATTGTGAATTTTCACAGCCAGATTGTCAGCCTGACTGCTGGTCACATCAACAGCAATCTGTAAAAACAGAATTACAGATGAAGCAGGCTATAAAGGATATGGCAAAAAactcaaacacacacaaaatacccCCAACAAACCAGCTTTAAGAAGAACTGGAAATGACTCTGTATTTTGACAAACCAAGCTTTCTACACAAGAATACCACTGGCTAAAGATACCATCCAGCAATCCCTTTGCTTCCATCCTCATATACTTTCCCATCTGGATATTGCCTGCTAACTTCAATGCATTCAGCTGATTTCAAGTCCCTATCAGAAAACCTGAAGATAATTATCAGCCTACGTGAGCTCTCAATGGATTGCATTACAAAAGATGTATTACCCTGAAATGAGTCAGAGCACACGTCACAGCAACAGAACTGTTCCTTTCCAGAAACTCACCAGCAGGTGGTTTGCTACTCCGTCTCTATTGTTCGCAGGTGGAAATGGTTACATACATAtgtttacacacacacaacatGATGATTAAAGATAATGCTACCTCATGACAACAAAGGAAGTTTTTCTAAAAGCTTTAACATTGTTTCCCTCTCACATGCTATAATCCTGCCAGGCTATAAAAACAAGTATcgtaaaatacacttttaagaCCCATTGCATCCCAGAGAAGAAAGCTGGGTTATTTTAACTCTGTCCACAAAGAGGACAGACACTGTATTACAATTCTGCCATCCTTTAACTTTTAACTTTAAGATGACTATCTCTGTAGAGGGAAAGAGAGCTTACaataatgttttgcttttgaaatgacGTAAGGCAAAAGATTAGCCTGATACCTGCTTCTCTGACTTTGAATAAATCCACAACAGTGACTTATATATAAATAGTCTATACAAACACATAACTGCCAGGTCTACAGTCTAATATATCTCTGAATAACTTATATGCAACAGTTACAATATTCCCAATTTTGGTCCCCATGTCAGAAAATAACAGAGGGCTAAACTGACTCCTATTTTAGCATGAGATGAGAGATAACACTTACCTCTGGGCAGGGAACAAAAACAGGATTATCCCATTCTGAAAGCAATGACTGGAGAGACTCCCCTTCAGCACCTAGGAAAGAACATAATACAGGGACTATCGCCATCTGTCAGTAGAAGGTGCCTTGGGTACCTCTACCTCacacaaatattattttattttttccatcataaaaagggaagaatgtAGAGATAAATAATGGAACATGAGACTGGGCTTCTCTATTGTCTGCTTTAACTAGGAAGGACACTGTGCAGCTTTCTGACTCCTAAACCTGCTGCAGCACAATTCATCAGGCCCTGGAAATGGCAGGGAGCGGGAGGAGGGAAAGACAGACCTGTTTAGCTACCCGCTCCCTCAGGACAAAGCCACATACCAAAAAGATGATTTCATCCtttccactgcaaaaaaaattgtgagGATTGAAGCTATTTTTTACATTCCAAGGTTGGAACGAGTACAAAGAAGGGAGTAGGTAATTATTCTTTAAACTACTGACATAATTCAACAAAGAACTGGGTATTTCATCCTGTAAATAAGTATCCCCTAACCTGCCTTCAACcctaagagatttttttttccagttctagATTTGAGATGACTCATACGGTCCCATTGTTAACAGACCTTGAGTAATTCTGGGTTCCTGTTgggacatcttttttttttaccacagaACACTGTGTCCTGGAAAGCTGGCCCTACCTCTCAGATCCTGGCTTGCTAGAGTCTTCTCTTCTCGAGGTCTAGGAAGGAAGGGTAGCACAATCTCACTTCTAAAGGGCTGGCACCTGAACTGAATCCCTAAACACAATATAAATTTACTGCTGCAGATTCATCAGCATGCAAAATTACAAAAAGCTATACAATTATTATATTCTCATAAATTTATGAGCGTGTGCTTAGCCCTGTACAAATTACGGTATCCCACAGATTTTACAATCTAATATTGAGAAATAACAACACATATGTAAAAAGCTGAGAATTATCAGACACACTTGTATCaggaaatgtattatttaaaaatattaccgTGGATTCTGCAAGACTGTCCTTCTTAAAAATTGGCTGCTGCTTTAATCACATAAGAATTATTTCCAGAATTAGTGCAATCAGAAGTGCCATCcccaaaagaaagagaagtcgTATAGTAAAGTCTGTCAGATATCAAAACACTTTTGACTTCCCTCTGTTAAGGTGTGGCAACACTGTCAGTCTATCACCACTCCTATCAATACTTAATACAGTTGTCAGTCAGTGAGACCACATGAGATATCAGAGAAAGCCTAACAACATGTTCCTACCCACCCAGAAATGATTTAATGATATTACAAACCAGCACTGTTATCAAGATTATTAAGAAAAGTGGCTCAGATTTCCAGCACAGTGGTAAACATTTCACCCTTCCTTTGGTACAATTCAGACTTCTATTCTTtgtgaaataataatgaattaataaaGTTCCTTTCTACTAAGAAATTAAGGGTGTGCATTCAGGAAAAGTGGCAGAGTGATAACGCCAAAGAACACCAGCTGCGTGCTGATAAGCTCAGCATGAAAAGGCTCTATGAGATCCTAGGCCAGTCCGTAGACTCCTGACTGTTGGCTCCATTCCAGTAAGGACCAGTGATGGTCCTACCCTGGGGACTGAGAATCCCTTCAAGAATGCAAACTGGCAGCCCAGCATGGGACAGTAACTCAGCATCCCATTGTCACAAAATCCAGAATAGAGGACAAGGTGGCCTGATGTGGTTCCTAGTAAAATGTGGCAAGTTGAAAAATGCTACCTAATTCAGACTTTGACAGAACTTTTATAGCTATTATCGTTGAAAGATATTATCCCTCAAGGTCACAGAAGCACTTGTCAACTATGTGAACAGAAGTCCAGCATTTTATACATAGAATCGTAAACAACGAtgtatttctctgcttcttgctGCAGGGAAAGTCCTCGTTTGGGAcatacatttttcataaaactaAGATTTTCTTGCCCCAAGGCCAGTGAGAGTTCAGAGCTGGCAGAGATATTATTAATATGATTTTTCTGACAAGTAACATCAGAAAAGGTGCTAATGTAATAGCAATAGGGTAATAATGTATCTACTTTATACATGCAAACCACATACAGTCACCATACTTGAGTATTAATTTTCAGTTGCCTCAATTAGATCATCAGAATATACTGGTGTAATGACATATCAGCCAATAATGTAATAAAAGTAccaaaaaatgcaaacatggCTGGCATAACAACAAAGACCAAGTCGAACCGGGATGTTAACCTACTACACATGCATAGCATTAGATTATTCAAAAAGGCATCGGATGGTGAAATGAAGCTTGATAAATTTTTCTGCGGCAATCAGTTTAATCAGCACAAAGATGCCTGAGTCTAACCTACAAAATCTAGCATTTCTGTTGTGCACGTGGCACGTGACTGGAAAAAACACCAGATGGCCACTGCTGTCACAGAAAAGAGGATATGGATTATTCTTACCTCCTTCCACCTGCCATCAACCAGTGTAATTTCCCTGAATTTGTGTGTGAGATGCTGTTCTTAATAAATCACAGGGTTATGAAATTCTAAGTCAACACCATGGGGTTACTGACACTActctaaaaagcaaaatgaaagcataCATAGCaagtgaagaaattattccaCTCCTGGATCTTAACAGCAGTCCAAAACAGTGCTCAACATCAAGAGACATGAATGCTGTGTTAGGACACAGTTATGTTTATTCCTGTGACTAAAAAGAAGGAATATCCTTTGCTTGAAAAACTGTGAAAGAACATGTTTGTTGAACTTTGAAAATCTAAGATCTATAGGGTCTAGCCAGAGTCCAAACACCTTGTGAAGGTTAGGGAGGTCCAACCTTCAACACAAGAAAAGCGAAAAAGCTGCAGTAGACATCTCACCAAAGAATAACACCATGAACAGAGATAAGAAAGAGTGGCATCATTGATACGATGGAGAGTAACACCAACTATAAGGCTAAGAAAGAACAATGCCATTGGAGGTAAGAAGATGCAACACAATATACGCCTTCAAAGACTACAGACTATACATAATCTGAAAGCATAAGGGTATGCAAGGTATTCTCTTCATAAACATGAAAGCACTATCCAAATATTTTGGACAGAAGGTCAAGCTCCACGTTTCAGTGCTTTGGCTGGCTACTAAACAGCACTGGGGGCCACTGAAATTGGTAAACCACAGAAATCAAAAGTGTTAGTCAAGGAGGGTACATTTGTGCTTGCAATTCATTTTGCCTAATAAAAACAGAGATGTTCTCCTCCTTGTAACAAATTTACTTCAGTGGAGCACAATAGATATTGAGAATTACTGGCATCAATTCTTATACGTAAAAGGGAGTAGCTTAACCACCTAGCTGCCTGTTAATTGACAAAGTgttgacatttctttttactgtCTTATTAAAAACTATCTTTTAATATCTTGAATGTTGATGTGTTATTGTCTCCACAGTCTCTAacactttcctgttttttccataCAGCTCTTACAAGTAAGGCAGCGGATATTTCAGTATGAACTGTCAGGTGCTGTCAGCAACGTATTTTATGCACCTAGCAGGATACAGTTTTCCTCATCCCACTTGCACAACCACCCCCCCCCTTACCTTTCTCTGAGACAACATTCACAGCCATTGTTGTTATATCTTGAATGCAGGCAGCTTGAAATCCTTCAGCAGGAGGAGTGCTGTAGGTGCTCAGTCCAGTTGCTTTATTGATGTATATTGTCTTACCCGACGAAACATCAAAATCTTGCAGCCAGTCAGAAGACCACAAATCATTCCTGGGATCGCCTGCGCTTGTGTTATCTGCAGAGAATTCCAAGTTACTTGGGAAGGTCATATGGGGAACCTCAGTATCTTTCAAATTTTGTTCTGAGGATAAATCTAACATACTtttatctttacagatgatgtTAGGACAATCCCTTATATCAGGTAATGATAAAACCCCGCCTGAAGAGACTATGTACTCCCCTTCCATGCTGCTGAGTGGCGATGGGCTGACAGTACTTTTCATGGACTCTGCTTTCATACCGCCTGATTGCAAGCATGTATCCTCCTTAGAAATGCTGTAATTACATTCCCTCATTTTTTCCACCGAGGATTTATATGTTTGACAAGCATCATACAAAAAATCATTACTTGAAGATTCAAGATCAGAACAGTAGTCTTCTTTTCTACTTGAATCTGTTTGGAATTGTTCACCAAGTTGTTCTGCTTCTTTGTGGTCACTTTTCATTCTGGACAGTTTGGATGATAATGATCCTGGAGATCTTTTACAacttataatttttttactaACCTGAGAGTAATCAGACAATGTCAAAGGACTCTGACAAAGGGCTTGTTTGTCCCGTGAAGTTTCTCCACTGCAGAATAAAGTCTCTTCCACAGAACCAAAAACTTGGCTACTATTATTAGAATCTGTATCTTCCACAGCTGGAGTTTCACAAGTGCTCACACTACCATGGTTCTCATTCTGATTCTTTGAAAAGTCACAATTAGCTTGCAAATTAAAAACCTGGAGACCAAATTCACTCTGCTCTGACAACGGTGTTGGTAGTGTACACTTGAGTCTCCCATAGTATCTCCTGAACTTTTCTAACGAACCCAGCTGTGTGGACAAGCTCAGCTTCTTAGAGGGCTGAGGTCTTGGCACAGCTATTTGTCTTCTAGTGCTTTTTATATCTTTACTATGAGGCATACCTGAAGAAGTTGCCAGTGGCAATTCTGCAGCACTCGATGTCTCATAATGTCTTTTACTGGTGGCAGTAGGCATACCTATCCCCTCACTCACCTGATTGGACAAAGTTTTGTTCTCTAACCACTCATTAACATCAGCCATGCTGATGGTGTAAGGAGGTGTATATTCTTTAGTTGCATTACTGGAACTCTCCTTAGCATTTAAAGACTGTACTGGAAAATTCACTTTGTGGCCAAAAATATCCTTGGCACTGACAGGGCCAGGCCTACACTGCATGTTTAATGCAAgatttgttgctgtttgttCACATTCATGTGGGGGATCATTTTGCGTAACATGTGTTATGAGGCCTGCAGAGCACAATTTTAATGGTATTGAACTAACAGCCCCTCTTCCAGCATCATCTGTCACTTCAGCCGTTTCCCTGTCTCCTCTTCTTGTGTTACACAGTCTCATCAATGAACTTCCAGAGACAGTTTCTGGTCCCACTGCTGTTTCAACAGGGTCTTCTCTCTCAGACAGTGATTGAGTAACATCATTGTTTAAGGTATGGACCATACTGCTTTTCTGCGCTGCTTTGCCTTGCTGGCTTCCCACGTCTTTTATGTAATTCTCTGCACAATGCTGCAGGTCACCACAACTgtctatttttcttgtttctgatcTGGCCCCTCCACTAAAAGAGGAATAAAGATTTTCTGAAGGTTTCAGATGAGTATCAGATGCTTTTTGGGAACTGTTGGCGTCTTTTGGCTCCTGCTCTGAGATATCTGATATAACAAAATCAGAAGCTGTGTCATCTTTGCCGGACAGTGGAATCTCTACTTTGTTGTTTCTACATGGATCAGACGGTTCAGCAACCTTCTGACTTGGAGCTATTTCAGTTTCCTGTAGATTcgaagatttttttccagccacGGATTTCCTTTTGACATCTTTTGATTGCAAGTTACACATTTCATAGGAATCCATAAATTCGTCACAGGCTTTCTTAAAACTGTCTTGGATGCTCTTCTCATCGGGGAGTGAGGGCTTCAGAACCGGAGCATTATACAAACAAAAGTCATTATCTTCATTAAATTCTCTGAGGTCCTCACTACACGGTTCAATAAATAGATGttcttgtttcaaaaatattttcactccTTCCTCTATGCAAGTTAGAAGAACATCCCAGTTCTGGAACTCAATTAGAGTTTTTGCAGGTTCCAGACATACATCATAGTCACTGTATGCACAGGCCACATTGAGAATAAAGATCCCGTACAACTCTGGGCTACAACGATGGCGACCAGGACTTGAACTAGCCTGTCTGCTCGCAGGGCCACTTTTTGCCTTGCAAATGacactttcttttcttaataaaaaatcAATTAGTTTATGTAGTCTTGTCTTTAAAACAAGCCTTCTATTCACATACAAGAACTGCAAATTCTTGTTGTAATGTCCTTCAATACTGATAAAACCACTTAGCTCAAACCCCCCAGACTTATGATTTATTTCTCGTAACTTCTGCGATCTGCCCAGTCCATAAATTTGACAAAACCGAGAGTATACATCTCTTGTCTTAGGGAGCTGAAGCACCATAGAACAAGAAGCATCATTCCTTAAGGAAAGTGAAATAGAGGGATGCATCAGCGACACAGCCTCTACCTTCTGTCTCACTCTCTCAAATTCCAACACAGGATCCACACACTTTCTCCTCACTGGTAACTGATGGAACAGATTACACACAGTCACTGTAGTTCCTCCACTTGGTCTACTCAATTCAGCTTCACAGacttccagtgcttgaccatTGTGAAATAGTTTCACAAATGTTTTTGCTGTCTTGCTGGTCTTAGATGAAACTTCCACTACGCTGGCCATGTTGGCTATGCTTGCCAAAGCCTCCCCTCTAAAGCCATAGAACGTCAGGTTCTCCAGATCTCCCACTGAGctgcacttgctggtgaagtACCGCTTTCCCATTGCATTTAAGTCCTCTCTCCCCATCCCGGAGCCATTGTCTACCACCTGGATCTTAAAAGCTTCCAAATCCACCCTGATAGCTATACATGTTGCTTTGGCATCAATGCTATTGAGGACAAGCTCCTCAACACACTGCCCCAGTGAGTTGATAGTCACTCCAGAACGCAGCCTGGCTCGCACATCTTCCACCAAGCATTTGATCATGTCAAAATCAGATAGATGAGAAACTCAAGAGCTCACTTCTCCATGTTCCTTAAAACAACTCCCTGggtggagagaaaataaaaagaagaaaagaaatataaattaaaggcctgaaaaatctttcatttattGCATTCACCATCATAAATATacttttgtcagtttttcctgGTATTCAGAGGCTTTTTCTGTGATTAGTTTCCTGCTCAGGCTTTGACTACACATCTTTGGTGCCTTTAGGGTAAATGGCCAGAATCTGAGTCTATGCTCCTTACTAACAACATACGTGATTCTCAAACTTAATATACCTTAACCAAACTCCAACCATTACAAGGCTAAACTCGAATAACTTGCAAGCAAAAGGCTTCTGCTTCCATTTCTATCAAAAATATATAGAAAGTATCATCAAGAAGCgggcacagagctgctttcctctcatttttagCTCAATCTCCTCACAAAAATTCACAATGCCTCATTCTGGCCAAAGAGCATCTGCTGGAATTTGTCCAAGAAAGGAATAAGGCAGACTTGGGAAGCGGTGTGGGGTACTGAGGAAGCTGTTTATGTGAAAGAGAACTCGCTATTTTCCAGTCCTGTCCTTGACGACTACTGGTTTCTTACTGGTACACGAGGGGACCCCTCCGCACCCCTACTGCAGAGCTCCCCGTGTAGCTCCGCGAGAGCCGCTCGCCCTCTCTGGGGATCTGGTGCCCCGCTGTGTGACAGCGACCCAGGCCCTGCGCCCGGGCTCGCCGCCACACGCCGTCCCCGCGGTGCGCGGGAGCAGCGGGCAGGCACGCCCTCCCCTCACCGCCTGGGCCCCGGCCCGCTCCGGAGAGAAGCAGCGCCCGGCGCTGACAGAAGCGGCAGCCGCGCTCCCCCGGCAGCGCGGGGctgcgtgtccccccccccgctctCACCCCCTCGGTACCCGCTGGCCTGAGGGCGGGGCGGCGCCACAACGGCCGCGGCGCGAGACCAGCCCTAGCGGGCTACCGGGCCCGCACGCGGCTCCTGCCGGAAGGCAACGGCGAGGGTCCCGGGCAGCGCGCACAATGCGCATGCGCGGCTGCGGGCGGGGAGGCGCAGGCGGACTACGGCTCCCAGCAGGCCCAGGGGCCGCGGGCAGTGCGTGCCGGGAGCTGTAGTTCCCGCCCCAGGCCGGGCCTACGGCGGCCAGAGCCGGGATCGGCCGCGGGACGCACACCTTCCTTCCTCCGGGCCTCTTCCCTCCGGGCCGGCGGCACCGGGGCTGCTCGTACGCCGCACCATCCCCCGGCGACAGGCATTGGCAACGGGATCACACCCGAAGGGCTGGgatcccctcagcccccccatGACACATGCATTCCACACAAGAGGCCAGCTCCAAGCAATTTTattctaatgaaaaaataaagttctggaacaaaataattgtttctgaGGCATTTAGAGCACAGAAATAACGTTTTTAGCAATATTCAGTATCGgcactgattctgtgatttccatcACGTGAGCACACTACTATAAATATGACAAATTTTACTCACGTGCAACTACTCGAACCCCACTCTGGACACACAGAAACGCAGAAGCTGAGGCCCCAAACAGCCCCTTTAACACACACAACGCCAAAATTTTGTGAAAGGCTGAGAGTTAGACCAACAGTACAACAAACCAATAAAttagaaatgtaataaaataaagttcTCTAGAGCTGAATATTGGCCGACTGAACGAAGAGGGGAAATGTTCTGTAAAAGCAGCTCACACTCcagcttttgtttcttcccaaaGTTATTTCAAAATCTGGAAGTCCTTGTGCTCCAGCGCTGCGATCTTCTTCTCATTGCTGAATTCGGCGCGGCTGATGCGGGACTGGGGACTTCCCACCTTCCTGAGCCATTCCTGCAGCTCCCGCACCCTGGCAGTCGGACCCTGAATTTGTCCTTGCACAGTGCCGTGGCTAGTATTTTGGACCCAACCAACGAGCCCTAGCCTCTTAGCCTCCCCCTAAGAAGACAATGCAGAGCAAAATGAGGTTAATCCAAACTGTAAGAGAGCTACAGAATGACGCTCGCACGCAGGAGTCAATTTTATAGTTgagccacaggcctccaaggAAACCCCTATAGCTCTGGCAGcatggaagcagcagaggatTCACCTGACTACTCATCATATTGTTTCACATGAAAAACTGGGGCTGAACTGCCCTTTTCAGTCATGCTTACTAaactgtcttcgtttagcccgtacccagggctaaacaataaccagttgttctatcacccatTGTCCCCTCGctgaccaagaaagggaattaggaaaaggagggagactcatgggctgaaatataaacagatttaataaaataaagaaaccaatatcgatgctaatacaaaagacacaaaattatacttagcccacagagtggtggcaagtccctccagggatagttACCgttgaggaggagggaggcatcaggagagcagagaaaataGCCCCACCCTCATCCCCAgaaagccctcccttttatattGAACATTACGTTAACGTTACAGAATACACCCgcgggccagcctgggtcagctgccctggctttcactgctca harbors:
- the MLH3 gene encoding DNA mismatch repair protein Mlh3 isoform X2; its protein translation is MIKCLVEDVRARLRSGVTINSLGQCVEELVLNSIDAKATCIAIRVDLEAFKIQVVDNGSGMGREDLNAMGKRYFTSKCSSVGDLENLTFYGFRGEALASIANMASVVEVSSKTSKTAKTFVKLFHNGQALEVCEAELSRPSGGTTVTVCNLFHQLPVRRKCVDPVLEFERVRQKVEAVSLMHPSISLSLRNDASCSMVLQLPKTRDVYSRFCQIYGLGRSQKLREINHKSGGFELSGFISIEGHYNKNLQFLYVNRRLVLKTRLHKLIDFLLRKESVICKAKSGPASRQASSSPGRHRCSPELYGIFILNVACAYSDYDVCLEPAKTLIEFQNWDVLLTCIEEGVKIFLKQEHLFIEPCSEDLREFNEDNDFCLYNAPVLKPSLPDEKSIQDSFKKACDEFMDSYEMCNLQSKDVKRKSVAGKKSSNLQETEIAPSQKVAEPSDPCRNNKVEIPLSGKDDTASDFVISDISEQEPKDANSSQKASDTHLKPSENLYSSFSGGARSETRKIDSCGDLQHCAENYIKDVGSQQGKAAQKSSMVHTLNNDVTQSLSEREDPVETAVGPETVSGSSLMRLCNTRRGDRETAEVTDDAGRGAVSSIPLKLCSAGLITHVTQNDPPHECEQTATNLALNMQCRPGPVSAKDIFGHKVNFPVQSLNAKESSSNATKEYTPPYTISMADVNEWLENKTLSNQVSEGIGMPTATSKRHYETSSAAELPLATSSGMPHSKDIKSTRRQIAVPRPQPSKKLSLSTQLGSLEKFRRYYGRLKCTLPTPLSEQSEFGLQVFNLQANCDFSKNQNENHGSVSTCETPAVEDTDSNNSSQVFGSVEETLFCSGETSRDKQALCQSPLTLSDYSQVSKKIISCKRSPGSLSSKLSRMKSDHKEAEQLGEQFQTDSSRKEDYCSDLESSSNDFLYDACQTYKSSVEKMRECNYSISKEDTCLQSGGMKAESMKSTVSPSPLSSMEGEYIVSSGGVLSLPDIRDCPNIICKDKSMLDLSSEQNLKDTEVPHMTFPSNLEFSADNTSAGDPRNDLWSSDWLQDFDVSSGKTIYINKATGLSTYSTPPAEGFQAACIQDITTMAVNVVSEKGIQFRCQPFRSEIVLPFLPRPREEKTLASQDLRGAEGESLQSLLSEWDNPVFVPCPEIAVDVTSSQADNLAVKIHNILYPYRFTKDMVHSVQVLQQVDNKFIACLINTRNEVDKKADGNLLILVDQHAAHERVRLEQLIADSYEKEAAACGKKKLLSSSISPPLEIEVTEEQRRFLRCCYKNLEDLGLELSFPEANRSLILVRKVPLCLIEREANELRRKRQPVTKSIVELIQEEVELVQTTGGARGTLPLTFLKVLASQACHGAIKFNERLTLKESCRLIEALSSCQLPFQCAHGRPSMMPLADIDHLQQEKQPKPNLARLRKMVRAWHLFGKKKTLIKKS
- the MLH3 gene encoding DNA mismatch repair protein Mlh3 isoform X3 gives rise to the protein MIKCLVEDVRARLRSGVTINSLGQCVEELVLNSIDAKATCIAIRVDLEAFKIQVVDNGSGMGREDLNAMGKRYFTSKCSSVGDLENLTFYGFRGEALASIANMASVVEVSSKTSKTAKTFVKLFHNGQALEVCEAELSRPSGGTTVTVCNLFHQLPVRRKCVDPVLEFERVRQKVEAVSLMHPSISLSLRNDASCSMVLQLPKTRDVYSRFCQIYGLGRSQKLREINHKSGGFELSGFISIEGHYNKNLQFLYVNRRLVLKTRLHKLIDFLLRKESVICKAKSGPASRQASSSPGRHRCSPELYGIFILNVACAYSDYDVCLEPAKTLIEFQNWDVLLTCIEEGVKIFLKQEHLFIEPCSEDLREFNEDNDFCLYNAPVLKPSLPDEKSIQDSFKKACDEFMDSYEMCNLQSKDVKRKSVAGKKSSNLQETEIAPSQKVAEPSDPCRNNKVEIPLSGKDDTASDFVISDISEQEPKDANSSQKASDTHLKPSENLYSSFSGGARSETRKIDSCGDLQHCAENYIKDVGSQQGKAAQKSSMVHTLNNDVTQSLSEREDPVETAVGPETVSGSSLMRLCNTRRGDRETAEVTDDAGRGAVSSIPLKLCSAGLITHVTQNDPPHECEQTATNLALNMQCRPGPVSAKDIFGHKVNFPVQSLNAKESSSNATKEYTPPYTISMADVNEWLENKTLSNQVSEGIGMPTATSKRHYETSSAAELPLATSSGMPHSKDIKSTRRQIAVPRPQPSKKLSLSTQLGSLEKFRRYYGRLKCTLPTPLSEQSEFGLQVFNLQANCDFSKNQNENHGSVSTCETPAVEDTDSNNSSQVFGSVEETLFCSGETSRDKQALCQSPLTLSDYSQVSKKIISCKRSPGSLSSKLSRMKSDHKEAEQLGEQFQTDSSRKEDYCSDLESSSNDFLYDACQTYKSSVEKMRECNYSISKEDTCLQSGGMKAESMKSTVSPSPLSSMEGEYIVSSGGVLSLPDIRDCPNIICKDKNNTSAGDPRNDLWSSDWLQDFDVSSGKTIYINKATGLSTYSTPPAEGFQAACIQDITTMAVNVVSEKGIQFRCQPFRSEIVLPFLPRPREEKTLASQDLRGAEGESLQSLLSEWDNPVFVPCPEIAVDVTSSQADNLAVKIHNILYPYRFTKDMVHSVQVLQQVDNKFIACLINTRNEVDKKADGNLLILVDQHAAHERVRLEQLIADSYEKEAAACGKKKLLSSSISPPLEIEVTEEQRRFLRCCYKNLEDLGLELSFPEANRSLILVRKVPLCLIEREANELRRKRQPVTKSIVEKLIQEEVELVQTTGGARGTLPLTFLKVLASQACHGAIKFNERLTLKESCRLIEALSSCQLPFQCAHGRPSMMPLADIDHLQQEKQPKPNLARLRKMVRAWHLFGKKKTLIKKS